The following proteins come from a genomic window of Micromonospora zamorensis:
- a CDS encoding coenzyme F420-0:L-glutamate ligase, whose product MRLEILPVLGIGHVTEGDDLAAVIATAAPWLRNGDVLVVTSKIVSKAEGRLVDVPADGPERLAARDEALAGETARVVASRGPTRIVQTHHGFVMASAGIDASNVDKTQLVLLPVDPDASARALREALRERYDLDLAVIISDTMGRPWRNGLTDVALGVAGMPATRDHRGEVDPYGNELQLTQMAVVDELAGAGELIKGKCDQVPVAVVRGYLSTTTPDDADGARALIRDAAQDLFSLGTAEARAAGLTDAATLADALGPTPADLAAVRRAIDAVAEVVAPGTVFTLVDEAEVRAGLVAEMPGWPEGAALVLGSAPTPVEPMGLVRFGADLHRLRVALAAEGVGSTLLPPPPGSPASAALAL is encoded by the coding sequence GTGAGGCTGGAAATCCTGCCGGTGCTCGGCATCGGCCACGTGACCGAGGGTGACGACCTGGCTGCGGTGATCGCGACAGCGGCGCCGTGGCTGCGCAACGGCGACGTCCTGGTGGTGACCAGCAAGATCGTCTCCAAGGCGGAGGGGCGGCTGGTGGACGTCCCGGCGGACGGTCCGGAGCGGCTGGCCGCCCGGGACGAGGCCCTGGCCGGTGAGACCGCCCGGGTGGTCGCCAGCCGGGGGCCGACCCGAATCGTGCAGACCCATCACGGCTTCGTGATGGCGTCTGCGGGGATCGACGCGTCGAACGTGGACAAGACCCAGCTGGTGCTGCTGCCTGTCGATCCGGACGCGTCGGCGCGGGCTCTGCGCGAGGCGCTGCGGGAGCGCTACGACCTGGATCTGGCCGTGATCATCAGCGACACCATGGGCCGGCCCTGGCGCAACGGGCTCACCGACGTGGCGCTCGGGGTGGCCGGAATGCCGGCCACCCGGGACCACCGTGGCGAGGTGGACCCGTACGGCAACGAGTTGCAGTTGACCCAGATGGCCGTGGTGGACGAGCTGGCGGGCGCCGGCGAGCTGATCAAGGGCAAGTGTGACCAGGTGCCGGTCGCGGTGGTCCGGGGCTACCTCTCCACGACCACCCCGGATGACGCCGATGGTGCGCGGGCGCTGATCCGCGACGCCGCGCAGGACCTCTTCTCGCTCGGCACCGCCGAGGCCCGTGCCGCCGGGCTCACCGACGCCGCCACCCTGGCCGACGCTCTCGGCCCGACGCCGGCCGACCTGGCCGCGGTGCGGCGGGCGATCGACGCGGTCGCCGAGGTCGTCGCCCCCGGCACGGTCTTCACCCTGGTCGACGAGGCGGAGGTACGCGCCGGTCTGGTCGCGGAGATGCCGGGCTGGCCGGAGGGCGCCGCCCTGGTGCTGGGCTCGGCCCCGACGCCCGTCGAGCCGATGGGTCTGGTCCGCTTCGGCGCCGACCTGCACCGACTGCGCGTCGCCCTGGCCGCCGAGGGTGTCGGGTCGACCCTGTTGCCGCCACCGCCGGGCAGCCCGGCGAGCGCCGCGCTCGCGCTGTGA
- the cofD gene encoding 2-phospho-L-lactate transferase → MRIVVLAGGIGGARFLLGVRAYAREVGAEVTAVVNVGDDLWLHGLKICPDLDSVMYTLGGGADPERGWGRVGESWTVKEELAAYGAQPTWFGLGDKDIATHLVRSSMLNGGYPLSAVTEALSTRWEPGVRLLPATDDRLETHAVVEDEQGQRAIHFQEWWVRYRADIDTQRFVFVGAETAKPAPGVLEAIGSADLVLVAPSNPVVSVAPVLAVPGLRAAVADSPAPVVGVSPIIGGAPVRGMADRCLAVLGVECSAAGVGRLYGGRPDGGLLDGWLVAEEDAGAVVPGVTVRAVPLRMTDEAATAAMVRAAVELT, encoded by the coding sequence ATGCGCATCGTGGTTCTGGCCGGCGGCATTGGCGGCGCCCGGTTCCTGCTCGGCGTCCGGGCGTACGCCCGGGAGGTCGGCGCGGAGGTGACCGCCGTGGTCAACGTCGGCGACGACCTGTGGCTGCACGGGTTGAAGATCTGTCCCGACCTGGACAGCGTCATGTACACGCTCGGCGGCGGCGCCGACCCGGAGCGGGGCTGGGGTCGGGTCGGCGAGAGCTGGACGGTCAAGGAGGAGCTGGCCGCGTACGGGGCGCAGCCGACGTGGTTCGGCCTCGGCGACAAGGACATCGCCACCCACCTGGTGCGTTCCAGCATGCTCAACGGCGGCTACCCGTTGAGCGCGGTCACCGAGGCGCTGTCCACCCGTTGGGAGCCGGGCGTACGTCTGCTGCCGGCGACGGACGACCGTCTGGAGACCCACGCGGTGGTCGAGGACGAGCAGGGCCAACGGGCGATCCACTTCCAGGAGTGGTGGGTGCGGTACCGCGCTGACATCGACACTCAGCGCTTCGTGTTCGTCGGCGCGGAGACGGCGAAGCCGGCACCCGGCGTGTTGGAGGCGATCGGCTCGGCCGATCTGGTGCTGGTCGCGCCCAGCAACCCTGTGGTGAGCGTCGCGCCGGTGCTGGCCGTGCCGGGGCTGCGTGCGGCGGTGGCCGACAGCCCGGCGCCGGTGGTGGGTGTCTCACCGATCATCGGCGGCGCTCCGGTGCGGGGCATGGCCGACCGCTGCCTCGCCGTGCTCGGTGTCGAGTGCAGCGCCGCCGGAGTGGGCCGCCTGTACGGGGGCCGACCGGACGGCGGCCTGCTGGACGGGTGGCTGGTGGCCGAGGAGGACGCCGGCGCGGTGGTGCCCGGGGTGACGGTCCGCGCGGTGCCGCTGCGGATGACCGACGAGGCGGCGACTGCGGCCATGGTCCGCGCCGCGGTGGAGTTGACGTGA